One Oncorhynchus keta strain PuntledgeMale-10-30-2019 chromosome 22, Oket_V2, whole genome shotgun sequence DNA window includes the following coding sequences:
- the LOC118401036 gene encoding CCR4-NOT transcription complex subunit 1 isoform X12, producing MNLDSLSLALSQISYLVDNLTKKNYRASQQEIQHIVNRHGPEADRHLLRCLFSHVDFSGDGKSSGKDFHQFLIQECVSLISKPNFISTLCYAIDNPLHYQKSLKPSAHLFTQLSKVLKLSKVQEVIFGLALLNSCNADLRGFAAQFVKQKLPDLLRSYVDADLGVNQEGGFQDIAIEVLHLLLSHLLFGQKGASGVGQEQIDAFLKTLCRDFPQARCPVVLAPLLYPEKRDILMDRILPDSGELAKTMMESSLAEFMQEVGYGFCASLDECRNIILQYGVREVTASQVARVLGMMARTHSGLSDGIPLQSISAPGSGIWSDGKDKSDGSQAHTWNVEVLIDVVKEVNPNLNFKEVTYELDHPGFMIRDSKGLQMVVYGIQRGLGMEVFPVDLIYRPWKHAEGQLSFIQHSLMSPDVFCFADYPCHTVAIDILKAPPEDDNREIATWKSLDLVESLLRLSEVGQYEQVKQLFSFPIKHCPDMLVLALLQISTSWHTLRHELISTLMPIFLGNHPNSAIILHYAWHGQGQSPSIRQLIMHSMAEWYMRGEQYDQAKLSRILDVAQDLKSLSMLLNGTPFAFVIDLAALASRREYLKLDKWLTDKIREHGVGGEPFIQACVTFLKRRCPSIMGGLAPEKDQPKSAQLPPETMATMLGCLQSCAGSVSQELSETILTMVANCSNVMNKARQPPPGVMPKGRAPSTSSLDAISPVQVSVSPLQMDPLTAMGSLNLSSSATSHTQSMQGFPTPLGSAFSNPQSPAKAFPPLSNPNPSTPFGGIGSLSSQLGNTGPLGSGIGSGLGMPAVSSDPFGTRKMSTPGLNPTTFQQSKMKASDLSQVWPEANQHFSKEIDDEANSYFQRIYNHPPHPTMSVDEVLEMLQRFKDSTIKREREVFNCMLRNLFEEYRFFPQYPDKELHITACLFGGIIEKGLVTYMALGLALRYVLEALRKPFGSKMYYFGIAALDRFKNRLKDYPQYCQHLASIGHFLQFPLHLQECVQYIEYGQQSRDPPVKMQGSITTPGSLALAQAQAQSQPPKAPQPGQPSTLVTTATATTTVAKTTTITRPTPGSFKKDVPPSINTTNIDTLLVATDQTERIVEPPENVQEKIAFIFNNLSQSNMTQKVEELKETVKEEFMPWVSQYLVMKRVSIEPNFHSLYSNFLDTLKNPEFVKMVLNETYRNIKVLLTSDKAAANFSDRSLLKNLGHWLGMITLAKNKPILYTDLEVKSLLLEAYVKGQQELLYVVPFVAKVLESSLRSVIFRPQNPWTMAIMNVLAELHTEHDLKLNLKFEIEVLCKNLSLDINDLKPGTLLKDKDKLKTLEEQLSAPKKEAKPPEEMIPIVSTGIQHFQTGMPLVGDFLPFAAAPSTPAPTTTCSATGPPTPQFSYHDINVYALAGLAPHINININIPLLQAHPQLKQCVRQSIERAVQELVHPVVDRSIKIAMTTCEQIVRKDFALDSEESRMRVAAHHMMRNLTAGMAMITCREPLLMSIATNLKNSFAAALRAPTPQQREMMEEAAARVAQDNCELACCFIQKTAVEKAGPEMDKRLATEFELRKHARQEGRRYCDPVVLTYQAERMPEQIRLKVGGVDPKQLAVYEEFARNVPGFLPSNDLSQPTGFLAQPMKQQAWATDDVAQIYDKCMADLEQHLHAIPPALSMNPQTQALRSLLEAVALARNSRDGIAALGLLQKAVEGLLDATSGADADLLLRYRECHLLVLKALQDGRAYGPLWCNKQITRCLIECRDEYKYNVEAVELLIRNHLVNMQQYDLHLAQSMENGLHYMAVAFAMQLVKLLLVDERSVSHITEADLFHTIETLMRTSAHSRANAPEGLPQLMDVVRSNYEAMIDRAHGGPNFMMHSGISQASEYDDPPGLREKAEYLLREWVNLYHSAAAGRDSTKAFSAFVGQMHQQGILKTDDLITRFFRLCTEMCVEISYRAQAEQQHNPAASAAIIRAKCYHNLDAFVRLIALLVKHSGEATNTVTKINLLNKVLGIVVGVLIQDHDVRQTEFQQLPYHRIFIMLLLELNAPEHVLETINFQTLTAFCNTFHILRPTKAPGFVYAWLELISHRIFIARMLAHTPQQKGWPMYAQLLIDLFKYLAPFLRNVELNKPMQILYKGTLRVLLVLLHDFPEFLCDYHYGFCDVIPPNCIQLRNLILSAFPRNMRLPDPFTPNLKVDMLSEINIAPRILTNFTGVMPSQFKKDLDSYLKTRSPVTFLSELRSNLQVSNEPGNRYNIQLINALVLYVGTQAIAHIHNKGSTPSMSTITHSAHMDIFQNLAVDLDTEGRYLFLNAIANQLRYPNSHTHYFSCTMLYLFAEANTEAIQEQITRVLLERLIVNRPHPWGLLITFIELIKNPAFKFWSHDFVHCAPEIEKLFQSVAQCCMGQKQAQQVMEGTGAS from the exons ATGAATCTTGACTCGCTCTCGCTGGCTTTGTCTCAAATCAGCTACCTGGTGGACAATTTAACAAAGAAAAACTACAGAGCCAGCCAGCAGGAAATACAGCAT ATTGTGAATCGTCACGGCCCTGAGGCGGACAGGCATTTATTACGCTGTCTCTTCTCCCATGTGGATTTCAGTGGTGATGGTAAAAGCAGTGGCAAAGATTTTCATCAG TTTCTGATCCAGGAGTGTGTTTCACTGATTTCAAAGCCTAATTTTATTTCAACACTTTGCTACGCCATCGACAATCCTTTGCACTACCAGAAG AGTTTGAAGCCGTCGGCCCACTTGTTCACTCAGTTGAGTAAAGTTCTCAAGCTAAGCAAGGTTCAAGAA GTGATATTTGGCCTTGCTTTGCTCAATTCGTGCAACGCAGACCTTCGTGGTTTTG CCGCGCAGTTCGTCAAACAAAAGCTCCCTGATCTCCTCCGCTCGTACGTGGACGCTGACCTTGGCGTTAACCAGGAAGGTGGCTTCCAAGATATTGCCATAGAGGTACTGCACCTGCTCCTCTCCCATCTTCTGTTTGGCCAGAAGGGAGCCAGTGGCGTCGGACAAGAGCAGATTGACGCTTTCCTCAAGACACTGTGCAGAG attTCCCGCAGGCGCGCTGCCCTGTGGTGCTTGCACCGCTGCTGTACCCTGAAAAACGGGACATTCTGATGGACAGGATTCTGCCAGACTCGGGAGAGTTAGCCAAGACCATGATGGAGAGTTCTCTTGCAGAGTTCATGCAGGAAGTTGGCTATGGCTTTTGTGCAAG CCTTGATGAATGCCGCAACATAATTCTACAGTATGGGGTACGAGAGGTTACTGCCAGCCAGGTGGCCAGGGTCCTGGGGATGATGGCTCGTACCCACTCTGGCTTGTCTGATGGAATCCCCCTACAG TCCATCTCTGCTCCCGGCAGTGGCATTTGGAGTGATGGAAAGGACAAAAGTGATGGTTCTCAGGCCCACACTTGGAATGTAGAAGTTCTGATTGACGTGGTCAAAGAAGTT AACCCCAATCTGAACTTCAAAGAGGTGACCTACGAGCTCGATCACCCTGGCTTTATGATCCGGGACAGTAAGGGTCTTCAGATGGTGGTGTATGGGATCCAGAGGGGCCTGGGTATGGAAGTGTTCCCTGTCGACCTCATCTACCGGCCCTGGAAGCATGCTGAGGGACAG CTGTCATTCATTCAGCACTCCCTCATGAGCCCAGATGTGTTCTGCTTCGCTGACTACCCCTGCCACACCGTAGCCATCGACATACTGAAGGCGCCACCCGAGGACGATAACAGGGAGATAGCCACCTG GAAGAGCCTGGACCTGGTGGAGAGCCTCCTGCGCCTCTCTGAGGTGGGCCAGTACGAGCAGGTGAAGCAGCTCTTCAGTTTCCCCATCAAACACTGTCCTGACATGCTGGTGCTGGCGCTGCTGCAGATCAGCACCTCCTGGCACACCCTGCGCCACGAGCTCATCTCCACCCTCATGCCCATCTTCCTGGGCAACCACCCCAACTCCGCCATCATCTTGCACTACGCGTGGCACGGACAGGGCCAGTCCCCCTCTATCCGCCAGCTGATCATGCACTCGATGGCAGAGTGGTACATGAGAGGAGAGCAGTACGACCAGGCCAAGCTGTCCCGCATCCTGGATGTGGCCCAGGACTTGAAG tctctttcaATGCTGCTAAATGGTACTCCATTTGCCTTTGTTATTGACCTTGCTGCACTTGCCTCTCGCCGTGAATACCTCAAACTTGACAAATGGCTGACTGACAAAATCCGAGAGCACGGGGTGGGTGGC GAGCCCTTCATCCAGGCATGTGTAACGTTCCTGAAGAGGCGCTGTCCCTCTATTATGGGTGGTCTGGCCCCAGAGAAGGACCAGCCCAAAAGCGCCCAGCTCCCCCCGGAAACGATGGCTACCATGCTGGGCTGTCTGCAGTCCTGTGCCGG GAGTGTGTCTCAAGAGCTCTCTGAGACTATCTTGACCATGGTTGCCAACTGTAGCAACGTCATGAACAAAGCCCGCCAGCCACCACCGGGGGTCATGCCAAAGGGACGTGCTCCCAGCACCAGCAGCCTAGACGCCATTTCCCCTGTGCAGGTATCGGTGTCTCCTCTCCAG ATGGATCCCCTGACAGCCATGGGTTCACTGAACCTGAGcagctctgccacctctcacaCACAGAGCATGCAGGGCTTCCCTACCCCGCTGGGCTCTGCCTTCAGCAACCCCCAGTCCCCAGCTAAGGCCTTCCCTCCACTgtccaaccccaaccccagcacACCGTTTGGGGGGATTGGAAGCCTCTCTTCACAGCTAGGTAACACAG GTCCGCTGGGATCAGGCATTGGTTCTGGTCTTGGAATGCCAGCGGTGAGCAGCGATCCGTTTGGGACGAGGAAGATGAGCACACCGGGCCTGAATCCGACCACCTTTCAGCAGAGTAAGATGAAGGCCT CTGACTTATCTCAGGTGTGGCCCGAGGCTAACCAGCACTTTAGTAAGGAGATTGACGATGAGGCTAACAGTTACTTCCAGCGCATCTACAACCACCCTCCGCACCCCACCATGTCTGTGGATGAG GTGCTGGAGATGTTGCAGAGGTTCAAGGACTCCACCATCAAGCGAGAGCGGGAGGTCTTTAACTGTATGCTGAGGAACTTGTTTGAGGAGTACCGCTTCTTCCCCCAGTACCCCGACAAGGAGCTGCACATCACCGCCTGCCTGTTCGGGGGGATCATCGAGAAGGGTCTTGTCACCTACATGGCCCTTGGACTGGCCCTCAGATATGTCCTTGAAGCCTTAAGGAAGCCATTTGGATCCAAAATGTATTACTTTGGAATCGCTGCTCTAGATAGATTCAAAAATAG gctgaAGGACTATCCCCAATATTGTCAGCACTTGGCCTCGATCGGCCACTTTCTGCAATTCCCCCTTCATTTGCAAGAG TGCGTGCAGTATATCGAGTATGGCCAACAGTCACGGGATCCTCCAGTGAAGATGCAAGGATCCATCACCACCCCTGGAAGCCTGGCGTTGGCTCAAGCTCAGGCCCAGTCTCAGCCTCCCAAAGCCCCCCAGCCTGGACAGCCCAGCACCCTGGTCACCACAGCTACCGCCACCACCACTGTCGCCAAAACCACTACCATCACCCGACCTACCCCTGGCAGCTTCAAGAAGGATGTGCCG CCTTCCATCAACACCACAAACATTGACACTCTGCTAGTAGCAACAGACCAAACTGAGAGGATTGTGGAACCCCCAGAGAATGTTCAAGAGAAAATTGCTTTCATCTTCAATAACCTGTCACAATCCAACATGACACAGAAG GTCGAGGAGTTAAAGGAAACTGTGAAAGAGGAGTTTATGCCCTGGGTTTCCCAGTATCTTGTCATGAAAAGGGTCAGCATCGAGCCCAACTTCCACAGCCTATATTCCAACTTTCTAGACACCCTGAAGAACCCCGAGTTTGTCAAAATGGTCCTGAATGAAACTTACAGAAACATCAAG GTTCTCCTTACCTCTGATAAGGCAGCTGCAAACTTCTCTGATCGATCCCTACTGAAGAACTTGGGCCACTGGCTTGGCATGATCACTCTGGCTAAAAACAAGCCCATCCTGTACACG GATTTGGAGGTGAAATCCCTCTTGTTGGAAGCCTATGTCAAGGGGCAGCAGGAGCTACTCTATGTGGTCCCGTTTGTGGCCAAAGTCCTGGAATCCAGTTTGCGTAGTGTG ATCTTCCGACCTCAGAATCCCTGGACCATGGCCATCATGAATGTTCTGGCAGAGTTGCATACGGAACATGATCTAAAG CTGAACTTAAAGTTTGAGATTGAGGTGCTGTGTAAGAACTTATCACTGGACATCAACGACCTGAAGCCTGGCACCCTGCTGAAAGACAAAGACAAGTTGAAGACTCTGGAGGAGCAGCTCTCTGCACCAAAGAAAGAGGCCAAGCCCCCTGAAGAAATGATCCCTATTGTTAGCACAGGTATCCAGCACTTTCAAACTGGGATGCCCCTTGTCG GAGACTTTCTTCCATTTGCAGCTGCACCATCCACTCCCGCCCCAACCACCACTTGCTCAGCTACTGGGCCCCCTACCCCGCAGTTTAGCTATCATGACATCAATGTGTACGCCCTTGCAGGGCTAGCCCCTCACATCAATATCAACATCAAC ATCCCCTTGCTTCAAGCCCACCCTCAGCTCAAGCAGTGTGTGAGACAGTCCATTGAGCGGGCTGTGCAAGAGCTTGTCCACCCCGTAGTGGACCGCTCCATCAAGATTGCCATGACCACCTGCGAGCAGATCGTCAGGAAGGACTTTGCTCTGGACTCGGAGGAGTCGCGCATGCGTGTGGCAGCTCATCATATGATGCGCAACTTGACCGCCGGCATGGCCATGATCACCTGCCGGGAGCCCCTGCTCATGAGCATCGCCACCAACCTGAAGAACAGCTTTGCCGCTGCCCTCAGG GCCCCCACCCCCcagcagagagagatgatggaggaaGCTGCTGCCAGGGTTGCCCAGGACAACTGTGAGCTGGCCTGCTGCTTCATCCAGAAGACTGCAGTGGAGAAGGCTGGCCCAGAGATGGACAAGAGGCTGGCGACG GAGTTTGAGCTGAGGAAGCATGCCCGTCAGGAGGGCCGTCGCTACTGTGACCCCGTTGTGCTGACCTACCAGGCTGAGCGCATGCCAGAGCAGATCAGACTCAAG GTTGGAGGCGTAGACCCCAAACAGCTGGCGGTGTATGAGGAGTTTGCCCGGAATGTTCCAGGCTTCCTACCCAGCAACGACCTGTCTCAGCCCACAGGATTCCTTGCCCAGCCCATGAAG caacaggcaTGGGCCACGGACGACGTGGCTCAGATCTATGACAAGTGCATGGCAGACCTGGAGCAGCACCTCCACGCCATCCCTCCAGCGCTGTCCATGAACCCTCAGACCCAGGCTTTGCGCAGCCTACTGGAGGCTGTGGCCCTAGCCAGGAACTCCCGGGATGGCATTGCCGCTCTGGGCCTGCTGCAGAAG GCTGTGGAGGGTCTGCTGGATGCTACCAGTGGTGCCGATGCCGACTTGCTTCTGCGGTACAGAGAGTGCCACCTGCTGGTGCTCAAAGCCCTCCAGGACGGCCGGGCATACGGGCCACTGTGGTGCAACAAGCAGATTACCAG GTGCCTGATTGAGTGCCGTGATGAGTACAAGTACAACGTGGAGGCTGTGGAGCTGCTGATCAGAAACCACCTGGTCAACATGCAGCAGTACGACCTGCACCTGGCACAG TCTATGGAGAATGGGCTGCACTACATGGCGGTGGCGTTTGCCATGCAGCTGGTGAAGCTGCTGTTGGTGGATGAGCGCAGTGTGAGCCACATTACCGAGGCAGACTTGTTCCACACTATCGAGACTCTGATGCGAACCAGCGCCCACTCCAGGGCCAACGCACCTGAGGG GCTTCCTCAGCTGATGGACGTGGTCCGTTCCAACTACGAGGCCATGATCGACCGGGCCCACGGAGGACCCAACTTTATGATGCACTCTGGCATCTCCCAGGCATCCGAGTACGACGACCCACCGGGCCTGAGGGAGAAGGCTGAGTACCTGCTGAGGGAATGGGTCAACCTGTACCACTCTGCAGCTGCCGGCCGGGACAGTACCAAGGCCTTCTCTGCCTTTGTGGGCCAG ATGCACCAGCAGGGCATTCTGAAGACCGATGACCTGATCACTCGTTTCTTCCGGCTGTGCACGGAGATGTGTGTGGAGATTAGCTACCGCGCCcaggccgagcagcagcacaacccCGCGGCCAGCGCCGCCATCATCAGAGCCAAGTGTTACCATAACCTGGATGCCTTTGTGCGCCTCATCGCCCTGCTGGTCAAGCACTCCGGAGAGGCCACCAACACTGTCACCAAGATCAACCTGCTCAACAAG GTTCTAGGTATTGTGGTTGGAGTGTTGATCCAGGACCATGATGTGAGGCAGACTGAGTTCCAGCAGTTGCCTTACCACCGCATCTTCATCATGCTGTTGCTCGAGCTCAATGCCCCCGAGCACGTGCTGGAGACCATCAACTTCCAGACCCTCACCGCCTTCTG CAACACTTTCCACATCCTGAGGCCTACCAAAGCCCCTGGCTTTGTTTACGCTTGGCTGGAGTTGATCTCTCACCGTATCTTCATCGCCAGGATGCTGGCGCACACCCCACAGCAGAAG GGTTGGCCCATGTATGCCCAACTTCTCATTGATCTGTTCAAGTACCTGGCGCCCTTCCTGAGGAATGTTGAGCTTAACAAACCTATGCAAATCCTCTACAAG GGTACCCTGCGTGTCCTTCTGGTCCTACTGCATGACTTCCCAGAGTTCCTGTGTGACTACCACTACGGCTTCTGCGACGTCATCCCACCCAACTGCATCCAGCTCCGCAACCTGATTCTGAGTGCCTTCCCACGCAACATGAGGCTTCCAGACCCCTTCACTCCCAATCTGAAG GTTGACATGCTCAGCGAGATCAACATTGCGCCGCGCATCCTCACAAACTTCACCGGAGTGATGCCCTCTCAGTTCAAGAAGGATCTGGACTCGTACCTGAAGACGCGCTCCCCCGTCACCTTCCTCTCTGAGCTCCGCAGCAATCTGCAG GTGTCAAATGAGCCAGGCAACCGTTACAACATCCAGCTGATCAACGCTCTGGTGCTGTATGTGGGAACCCAGGCCATCGCACACATCCACAACAAGGGCAGCACCCCCTCCATGAGCACCATCACTCACTCAGCCCACATGGACATCTTCCAGAACCTGGCTGTGGACCTGGACACTGAGG GGCGTTATCTCTTCCTGAATGCCATTGCCAATCAGCTGCGCTACCCAAACAGCCACACCCATTACTTCAGCTGCACCATGCTGTACCTGTTTGCTGAGGCCAACACTGAGGCAATCCAGGAGCAGATTACCAG GGTTCTTCTGGAGAGGCTGATTGTGAACCGGCCTCATCCCTGGGGACTGCTCATCACCTTCATCGAGCTCATCAAGAATCCCGCCTTCAAGTTCTGGAGCCACGACTTTGTACACTGTGCCCCGGAGATCGAGAA gttgtTCCAGTCAGTGGCTCAGTGCTGCATGGGGCAAAAGCAGGCTCAGCAGGTGATGGAGGGCACTGGtgccagttag